The Bacillus vallismortis genome window below encodes:
- a CDS encoding DUF817 domain-containing protein, with the protein MRALKQLFHFGWEQALSCLFPVVIFASLAITQIIPLPFLPRYDWLLIICVFMQGLMVRSGLETRDELKVITLFHLIGLVLELFKVHMGSWSYPEEGYSKMFGVPLYSGFMYASVASYLCQAWRRLKVELVKWPPFFAVVPLAAAIYLNFFTHHYSIDIRWWLSGLVIIVFWKTWVIYEVNGTHYRMPLALSFVLIGFFIWIAENIATFFGAWTYPNQTEAWSLVHLGKVSSWLLLVIVSFLIVATLKQVKEQNPTKTEIDEPFLG; encoded by the coding sequence ATGAGAGCGTTAAAACAACTCTTTCATTTTGGCTGGGAACAGGCCCTTTCGTGTTTGTTTCCTGTCGTTATTTTTGCCTCTTTGGCTATCACACAAATCATCCCTCTTCCCTTCTTGCCGCGGTATGATTGGCTGCTCATCATTTGCGTTTTCATGCAGGGGCTGATGGTGCGTTCCGGGCTTGAAACACGAGATGAATTAAAAGTAATCACCTTGTTCCACCTTATTGGGCTTGTTCTTGAACTTTTCAAAGTCCATATGGGCTCCTGGTCTTATCCAGAAGAAGGATATTCCAAAATGTTCGGGGTGCCTTTGTATAGCGGCTTTATGTACGCAAGTGTGGCCAGTTATCTTTGCCAGGCGTGGAGAAGGCTTAAGGTTGAACTGGTGAAGTGGCCGCCGTTTTTTGCAGTTGTCCCGCTTGCCGCTGCGATTTATTTGAATTTTTTTACCCACCATTATTCAATTGACATACGCTGGTGGTTATCTGGACTTGTCATCATTGTCTTTTGGAAAACATGGGTCATATACGAGGTGAATGGAACTCATTACCGTATGCCGCTTGCACTTTCTTTTGTGCTCATTGGATTTTTTATATGGATAGCGGAAAATATCGCAACGTTTTTTGGGGCTTGGACATATCCAAACCAAACCGAGGCATGGAGTCTTGTTCACCTAGGAAAGGTGAGTTCATGGCTTTTGTTAGTGATTGTTAGCTTTCTTATCGTAGCGACGTTAAAACAAGTTAAGGAACAGAATCCCACAAAGACAGAGATTGATGAACCTTTTTTAGGTTGA
- a CDS encoding LysR family transcriptional regulator, whose protein sequence is MVMNMNHLHIFIKVGEKLNITEAAKELFISQPAVSKAIKNLENSLQLKLLIRDKHHGLMLTDVGKEILLLARQMKGIESKIYQVANRENKLLSGKVKIGSFPAVSTNIMPQAIAAFRSNYPLIRIELVEGTSDQIKGWVEDRTVDIGIAASPFDPFDYQLLRNDYMVAVIPPQDDELKQEKHVDLNTYQDDLIFCKGGHEIAMSNTFQQHHIELKENLTVQNAETLINMVKNNLGIGIISNFTLSSVPHQLIKKDIIPRITRDIGVIAHSFDEITPAAHEFIKILKTVVI, encoded by the coding sequence ATAGTTATGAATATGAACCATCTTCACATATTTATAAAAGTCGGGGAGAAATTGAACATTACAGAAGCGGCAAAAGAATTGTTCATCTCTCAGCCGGCGGTAAGCAAAGCGATAAAAAACCTCGAAAACTCGCTCCAGCTCAAATTATTGATCAGGGATAAACATCATGGTTTAATGCTGACTGACGTCGGAAAGGAAATTTTGCTGCTGGCGAGGCAAATGAAGGGGATTGAAAGCAAAATATATCAAGTAGCCAACAGGGAAAACAAGCTGTTAAGCGGGAAGGTGAAAATCGGTTCATTTCCTGCTGTTTCAACAAATATCATGCCGCAGGCGATTGCGGCATTCAGATCAAACTACCCGCTGATCCGCATAGAATTGGTCGAGGGGACCTCTGATCAAATCAAAGGGTGGGTCGAGGATCGGACGGTTGATATTGGGATCGCGGCATCTCCATTTGACCCGTTTGACTATCAACTATTACGTAACGACTATATGGTGGCGGTCATCCCTCCGCAAGATGATGAATTAAAACAGGAAAAGCATGTCGACCTCAACACATATCAAGATGACCTTATTTTTTGCAAAGGCGGTCATGAAATTGCAATGTCAAATACGTTTCAGCAGCACCATATTGAATTAAAGGAAAACTTGACTGTGCAAAATGCCGAAACCTTGATCAATATGGTCAAAAATAACTTGGGCATAGGCATTATTTCAAACTTTACACTTTCATCTGTTCCGCATCAATTGATCAAAAAAGACATCATTCCCCGGATTACCCGTGATATTGGCGTCATCGCGCACTCATTTGATGAAATAACGCCGGCGGCGCATGAGTTTATCAAGATATTGAAAACAGTCGTCATCTGA